In a single window of the Balaenoptera acutorostrata chromosome 3, mBalAcu1.1, whole genome shotgun sequence genome:
- the LOC102998437 gene encoding 60S ribosomal protein L23a-like, translated as MAPKAKKEGPAPPKAKAKAKPLKAKKAVLNGVHSHKKKKIRTSPTFRRPKTLRLRRQPKYPRKSAPRRNKLDHYAINKFPLTTESAMKKTEDNNTLVFIVDVKANKHQIKQAVKKLYDIDVAKVNTLIRPDGEKKAYVRLAPDYDTLDVANKIGII; from the coding sequence ATGGCGCCAAAGGCGAAGAAGGaaggccctgcccctcccaaaGCCAAAGCCAAAGCAAAGCCTTTGAAGGCCAAGAAAGCAGTGTTGAATGGCGtacacagccacaaaaaaaagaagatccgGACGTCACCCACCTTCCGACGGCCCAAAACACTGCGGCTCAGGAGGCAGCCCAAATATCCTCGGAAGAGCGCCCCTAGGAGAAACAAGCTTGACCACTATGCCATCAACAAGTTCCCCCTCACCACCGAGTCAGccatgaagaaaacagaagacaacAACACACTGGTTTTCATTGTGGATGTCAAGGCCAACAAGCACCAAATTAAACAGGCTGTGAAGAAGCTCTATGACATTGACGTGGCTAAGGTCAACACCCTGATCAGGCCTGATGGAGAGAAGAAGGCATATGTTCGACTGGCTCCTGACTATGATACTTTGGATGTTGCCAACAAAATTGGGATCATCTAA
- the EAPP gene encoding E2F-associated phosphoprotein codes for MNRLQDDYDPYAVEEPSDEEPALSSSEDEVDVLLHGTPDQKRKLIRECLTGESESSSEDEFEKEMEAELNSTIKTMEDKLSSLETGSSSGNGKVGTAPTKYYDDIYFDSDSEDEDKAAQVTKKKKKKQHRIPTNDELLYDPEKDDRDQAWVDAQRRGYHGFGIQRRRQQQQPFPNSDAVLNCPACMTTLCLDCQRHESYKTQYRAMFVMNCSINKEEILRYKTPENRKKRRGHKKMRSNQEDAAEQAETDVEEIYHPVMCTECSTEVAVYDKDEVFHFFNVLASHS; via the exons TTCTGAAGATGAGGTGGATGTGCTTTTACATGGAACTCCCGACCAAAAACGAAAACTTATCAGAGAATGTCTTACTGGAGAAAGTGAATCCTCTAGTGAagatgaatttgaaaaagaaatggaagctgAATTAAATTCCACCATAAAAACAATGGAGGACAAGTTATCCTCTCTAGAAACAG GGTCTTCCTCAGGAAATGGGAAAGTTGGAACAGCTCCGACAAAGTACTATGATGATATATATTTTGATTCTGATTCTGAGGATGAAGACAAAGCAG CACAGGtgaccaagaaaaagaagaagaaacaacacAGAATTCCGACAAATGatgaattactatatgatcctgaAAAAGATGACAGAGATCAGGCCTGGGTTGATGCACAAAGAAGAGG ctACCATGGTTTTGGAATACAGCGGCGACGTCAACAACAACAGCCTTTTCCAAATAGTGATGCTGTCTTGAATTGCCCTGCCTGCATGACCACACTATGTCTTGATTGCCAAAG GCATGAATCATACAAAACTCAGTATAGAGCAATGTTTGTAATGAATTGTTCTATCAACAAAGAAGAGATTCTAAGATACAAAACCCCAGAGAACAGGAAGAAAAGGCGAGGCCATAAGAAGATGAGGTCTAACCAAGAAGATGCTGCGGAGCAGGCAGAGACAGATGTGGAAGAAATCTATCACCCAGTCATGTGCACTGAATGTTCCACCGAAGTGGCGGTCTATGACAAGGATGAAGTCTTTCATTTTTTCAACGTTTTAGCAAGCCATTCCTAA